In the genome of Arachis stenosperma cultivar V10309 chromosome 6, arast.V10309.gnm1.PFL2, whole genome shotgun sequence, the window TCTAAACTGaacaacttttttatttattgctatgaattttgaaaaatgttcaattatttaaaatgtgttgatattactatattattttagaattttaatatataaaagttacTAACATCAATGCACAGCTAACAAATGCTACATATCCATCACATGTGCACTCTTTCAATATAAAGTAGAATGTCTAACCAATTTAGTTGCTTGATGATTACGAAACTTCTCtcctttctcttctcttcttcaatcTCTTTTCTCTGATCCACACATTATGTTGGTTCACATGGTATCATCCCACAAGATCAAAAGCTGAATAAAGATCCTTACAAGATTGTGTTAAGTACATGAAGAGAATGCAAAGTTTGCAATCCTATTCCTATGGGGAGCTGGTAGTTGTAGGTCATATTTTGCTCTGCCTCTTTGTGATCCTCATTTACTTAGTTTCAATCTTCAATTTAGTAAGCCAGGGGGCAAATACTCTGATTTGGAGTTATAGTTTCATAATAGTATATAGAACTAAGAACTTAATATGCAGCAGTGGGCAGGTGCTAAACCAAAGTTACTTACAAGcataaatatattagtataCAATTCCAAAATTATGGACAATGtattttagaaaagaaagagaagccTCTTGTACCAGCAACATTGAATTGATCTATAGTTTCACTTTTCATCCAAAAATTCAAAGGTAACAATCATAAAGccaaaaaccataaaaaagaAAGTCCAACTAAATTGTCTACTGCTATGAATCTCTACTCTAGTTTTTAAGCTCCTGGGCAATTAGAACAGCCAAATAAAAGCCAGGTTCATCTACAAATTCAGCCAAATCAAAAGAATGGGCATCTGCAACAATTTGTAAACTTGTCCTATCAGGTAGCTCTGAAACTACAACTTCCGGATACTGCTTTCGTTGCTGTTCTAACACTAGTCTCCCTTGCGGATGACTGATAATCACCCGTCCACCTACAGGTCAGATCCAAAATTAcagaaagaataagaagtatCCAGAGCTCTGACCTAAGTTTCAAAAGAGGGAACAACAATTGAGCTAAAATATATGTGCAATAAGAAAATCTATCAAGTTTGCTACTATGTTTGGTGCACTGTTCTAATACACTAGAAAATTTTAGCTTCCATACCAAAGTAGTACCTAAGGAGTATTAGAAATTTGACATTTTTAATCCATCCTCTTATTCAAACTTCAGTTCAAGCAAATTAAGAGCCAGGCTTTGGTAATAGGTGTAGAAATCCTGGAATGCAAATAGCATTCTCTCCAGAGCAATTTCATTTAATGGGGCAAAACATTATTCAAAGTTTGATGAAAGACAAGATGTGTGAAGAAGTGTAGATGTTACAATTAAAATtgcaaaatattttaatttctacCTCATAATATATCATTAATAACCAAACTATATCCACACTATCATCCTTCTTTTAACCAATTTTGGCACTATCTAACTTTTTGTCATCAAGATAAATTAATTCTTTTGAATGGTTTTTAAGAAATGTGTGTAAAACATGGTGCATAAaaatcaagttcattttcaaaTACACAATTTGCAGAGCAATGCAAAGTAACAAGGAAAAGAGCAAACTTCAACCACAAGAGAAAAACTTACCAGGTGAACATTTCTTAGCCAAAGACCCCAAAATCTCATCAAGTTTGAAGGGCAAAGCAggaagaaaatagagaaaaacaACATCAAGAGGAGACCATTTCTCTGGAACATACACAATCTCTCCTTGCCAACACTTAACCATATCATATTTCTCTTTAATAAGAGCCAATATCAGAAGTGAATCGTGCACCACAAAAAGAGACTTACACAAACCCACCAATGTATCTACAAACTCTTCAGACCCAGTTGAGACTAAGACCCTTGAACCCTCTTCAACATTCCCAGCAGATACAATACGTTCAATGCTTCTCTTGAATTCTACATTAGAATTTGACTCAACAGAATCAAGTATAGACCAGTCCTTTTCAACAACTTCTTCAATGTAAACAACGGATGCAGAACCCTCAGGGATTGAAACTGGGGCATCTGTGTCTGACTCAGTGGCTTGCAGCAAAGTTGAAATAGGCTTAGTGGGTTTTGATTTTAGCGAATTTGATGAAAATTTGAAAGCACTGCCACAGAGATAAACACGTTGATGCTTCAATTGACGGTTTTGGTGGAATTTGCAGAGTGGTGGGGTTATAGGGTGGAAGGAACCTACGGAAACAGAATTCATGGGAAGAAAGAACTGATTTTTACAGGTGAGTTTGCTCTTAAAACCGGATCCTGATGCTCAAATTAGTGTCTTGGAAGTAGAGAATAGAGGTTAGAGCTTGGGTTTGGATATGACGACTTGCCGAAAGAGGTTTTACTCAGAAGACAAGATATTCGTGGGAGGTCCTGCAATCTtcatttatttaagaaaaacaTCATATCATTAACAATTTTATCTTACATTTAAATTggtattattaatttttttattttacttaaagTTTTGTCTCTAGccttttttaatcaaattacagaaaattaaaaataattctcaaaaaaaatttacattcGATATTTTGGTTCTaacaaaattgtaaaaaattaacttattttataataattttttatttaaattatttataataaaatttttttactctatatacatagtaaatttttttaattgaaaacgGTAGAAAAACTAATCTAtctctaatttaaatttattgaaGACCAATTTAAATTActcatttaataaaaatttataatttggttttggataatttaaaatatttataatcaaactttttagaattataaaaagattttggaccatatattttttaagataatcatatatttaaataaaataaaatttaaaaaaaaaacaaatgcaATAAATAAGGATTTGATACATTTGGGTTGTATAATAATTTTATGTAAACTACTATAGCATAagtaaatttatcaatttctaATCAATCACAAATTACATTGAAGTATGAAGAACTCATAAATTACTACCATGGTTCTGAAAATCGAACCGGACCGACCGGTTCAACCGAAAAAACCGAGAACCGGTCGCCTAACCGGTCCGGATAATGCTAATAATCGCCTAATAAAAAATTGGTCAAAAACCGGTCGAACCGGCGGTTAACCAACAAACTGAAAGAACTGTTCGGTTTTTTTGCGGTTCAGTGGTTTGCAAATTCAGATGccaaacgacgtcgttttggcatttaaaaaaaaaaaaagaagaagaatgccgTTCGCCAAATGACTAACCCTAATCTGATACTCCCCCCTTTCTTTCCCTTTCTTCCTCTTTCCCCTAACCTAATTGTGATTCGGCCATAgccacccacatccatcaaggCCACCAAGGCCACCATACCCGAGCCCGCGACCACCACCGGCCGAGCCCGCCTCCTCGTCGCCACCCACAACCATCGACAGCAACAGCGACCACCACCGGCCGAGCCCGCCTCCTCGTCGCCACCCACAACCATCGACAGCAGCCGCGACGACCACCGGCCGAGCCCGCCTCCTTCTGAATTTGGTAAGACTCTGTTCTATCTCCTATGCTTCTTGATTTTGATTTTCTGAGGTTGTGAGCTTGCCTGTTCTATGCTTGATTTTGGATTTTGATTTTCTGAGGTTCTGTGAGCTCGCCTGTTCTATGCTGCCTTTATGAAATTGGATTTTGATTTTCTGAAGTTCTGTGAGCTCGCCTATTATATGCCTCCTTCTTGATTTTCATGAttgatgttttttattttgaatatgtTTTGCATTGCTGCTTCTGTTACCTGCTTCATGAATCATGATGAATATTTTTTGCTGCTTCTGTTTTGCATTGCTGCTTCTGTTACCTGCTTCTGTTTTGTATTGCTGCCTTTGTTACCTGCTTCTGTTTTGCATTGCTGCTTCTGTTATGATGCTTCTGTTTTACATTGCTGTTTCTGTTACCTGCTTCTGTTTTGCATTGATGCTTCTGTTACCTGCTTCTGTTTTGTATTGCTGCTTCTGTTACCTGCTTCTGTTACCTACTTCTGGTTGCtgtttcattattttttgaattgTTGTTATTGATTTTGAATATGTTTTGCTGTTTTGCATTGTTGCTGAAGTTTTCTGGTCTTTGGTTTTCTGATTGTTATAGATGGAACAATCACAAAGTAACCCACAGCCACAAGATTCTCAAACTGGTTCATCCAGAGGTAAATCTGATCCAGCTTGGCAGTATTTTACAGTGAAGTATGACAAAAATAACAAGGCTCAATATACATGTATTTCTGCTTGAATACTTACAATGGATGGGGGATATATAGAATGAAATATCATCTTGCAAAGATCCTTGGACAAATTAAAGTTTGTAACAAAGTAACTGAAGATGTTGAACTTCAATTCAAAAGGCTTTTggaggaaaacaaaaaaaataaagcagaaaaaagaaaatatacaGCTGATTGTTATGATGTGGAAAGTGAAACACAAGCGGAAGAAGAGGGTGAAGCGCCTAATCCTGTACAACCTCCGGCTCCTGCAACAATGGGAGACAAAGGAAAGAGAAGAGCGATTGCTGCTACTCCAATTGGAAGTTATTTTAAGGAAAGGACTACACCAGGCTCTCAACCAGCTTTGAAAAGTGTCTTGGCCAGTAAACAAGTTAAACACAAGGTTAAGTTGGGGCTTGCAAGATGGATCATTGATGCACGGATTCCATTCAATGCAATTCAATCGCCTTACTTTCAACTTGCCTTGGACGGCGTTGCTGCAATTGGACCTGGTTTCAAGGGACCGTCGTATGACGAAATGAGAGTTCATTTGCTGGCCGATCTTAAGAAGGAGTGTCAGTTACTTGTGGAAGGTTATAGGAGCTCGTGGAAAAGGACTGGTTGTACACTGATGGCAGATGGCTGGACTGATCAAAGGCAGCGTACGTTAATTAATTTTCTAGTTTATTGTCCTGCTGGTATGTCATTTGTTAAGTCTGTTGATGCTTCTGATATGATAAAAACTGCCGATACC includes:
- the LOC130932891 gene encoding uncharacterized protein LOC130932891, whose translation is MNSVSVGSFHPITPPLCKFHQNRQLKHQRVYLCGSAFKFSSNSLKSKPTKPISTLLQATESDTDAPVSIPEGSASVVYIEEVVEKDWSILDSVESNSNVEFKRSIERIVSAGNVEEGSRVLVSTGSEEFVDTLVGLCKSLFVVHDSLLILALIKEKYDMVKCWQGEIVYVPEKWSPLDVVFLYFLPALPFKLDEILGSLAKKCSPGGRVIISHPQGRLVLEQQRKQYPEVVVSELPDRTSLQIVADAHSFDLAEFVDEPGFYLAVLIAQELKN